CAACCTTAGGTACAAGATTTTCGCCAAAGTTGTTATTAGTCACTTATTACTTACGGAGTATTAAGCATTAATAAGACAAATttcattaccaaaaaaaaataagacaaaTTTGTTACCAATAAGACCACATATACATTAAGTCTCAGGTTTGAATCTCCCACTCTTGTGCCTCATTTACAATAAAAATCTAAGACAAGCTTGTTTCATTGGAGATAGACAATGCATAACTTAATTATGTTTTCTCTTTTATCAAGTTCGTGTTGATGTCTTAGTAATTCTAAACAAATCAAAATTCACGTCATTggattccaaataaaaaaatactgtGATAATTTCGTTAGAATGTATGGATATTAGTTTATATATATACACTTTGACCATGATCACAAGATAAGCTTGCATAAATACTCCAAAATTATTTGATAATGGATCACTACATCGCCTTCGCAATCACTTCCTAAAGGTGGATagatgtttttaaaaaaaaattaaaaatggcCGCCCCAAAGATCAAATAAATGAACAAAAAAATATCAGATCTAAAAAGAGACAAATTTAGCATCACATATCCTCTAATATCAACAAAAATGCAAGCCATTAGTCATCATTATTACTAACTCACAACTCACATTTTTCTTTTTACAAGataataaacaaattaataataattaattaatactataATTATTAGCATTAATTAATAAGGATGAACATTCCTACTCAAAGCACTACCATTCGTAAAAAAACCCACCAAATCTTGACGATATGGCAAATACGATTTCCCACCGCCTTTCTTTTTGTCTTTACCTCCACCATACAACACCTCGTACGCCGACTTCTTCTTTTTATTCCTcccctcttttctctctccaccgTGCGCCGCCGTATCAACCACTTTTCTCTCCACCACATCTAACTTCTCCAGTTTCATCTTattcttcttctcctccttcctctttgCCTTCGCTGCCGTCGTTGCATCGTCGCCTTTTCCGTTTAAAAACACGAACGCGTCTTTTCCGTCACTGTTACTCCTAGCTAGCAAATCTCTCATCTTCCACAGCTTCGAGAATCCAGTCGAGTTGCTCTTTTGGCTCATCTCCGGCGTCGGCGATTTCCACAAGCAGTACTGTCCTTCCGCCACATCATCATTTTCCGACGAATTCGATACCACGAACAGATTCTTCACTGACGGAGCATACGACGATGACGACGATTCTCCTTCGCCGGAATCTTCACCAGGAAACGGAGAAATTATCCGGATCTGACCGTCTTCAAACACTTCTTCAGCTGATACTGGCGATTTTAGGTCTCCTCCGAAAAAAGAGAACTCGAATTCCTCATTTTCATCatcttcctcttcttcatcgTCGGATTGAGGCGGTGATGATGGTTCTAGGGTTAGGTTTTTGTCCATTTTTTCATAAATCTCCAATAATTCATCTTTTTCATCCAACGTTTGGTTTTCTGACATCATTTTTGCTGAAAAATTACCTGAATTTATCCTTAAAACTGTTTtttcagaggagagagaaaattaggccaaaataatttttcagaggaaggagagagagaaaggggtaAATGACGATAGCTAGATCGTGGGATTATATATAAACGGCAAAGGTTAGCATTTTCCAGGACAACAGTCCACGTCATGGGCCCTACACGTGGGTTCCAGAAGCTGGGTCCACGTGGAATGCGACCGTGTGAAAATgagaaaattcaacccaaattaTCTTGAACGATTAATTGTTCAGAATTTAAAAATGTTGGGGGGAAATTTCGTTTGATTTAACAATTAATTGTCAATTATTAGTGGTGGTAATTGGTAAAACGTGACTATTATTAATGATAATGAACTTTTTAGTAAGTGAAGTGAACCTCGCTTTTTGTTGTTAATTGTTATGGTAATATTGGTAAATGTTTTGATACTTTTCCTTAAAAATCATATTTTCTTGGAAGGATCCTTAATTAGGAATATCCATGATTTGGATTTAGGGTTGAAAATGATGTATCCAACTGGGATTTAAGACGATTAAATATCTTAAATTTTATGGAGATAAATTTTTATTGATGTTTGAAGAAGTTAGAAAAGTATCCGCATATGTATAAAAAGTGTATCGCTATTCGATGCCCGCCCACGCTAAAATCGCCCTACTATTCATAGCGAAAGTACAGAATTACCCTTATAAAATTTTACCCCtccctttcattttttttacccTTCTCACCTCACCTTTCCCTCACCTCTCTCTCAACCCCCCTTCCCCACCAAGATGGCTCCCGGATTTTCGCCGGAAAACTGAAATTCCGGCGAGAATTTTTTTTCCCCTCTTTAACTCATTATGGTATCTTAACTTGTAATTCCGTCGAAATAAGTTGTTGGCAACGTTAGTTTCTTCATAATTCATGTGAGAGTTGCGGCGGTGGTTATAGTCGTGGAAGTTGTCCCGGAAAATCGGCTCGTAAGCTTCAATGGAGGAGGTAAAAATggtgtttttttatttatttatttttttcatttctggCGCACAAGATTTGCACCGTACACATGGTAGTGGCGCACAGATTTTGCACCGTGCACATGGAAGTGGCGCAAAATATGTGTGCCAGTGACATGGAACTGGCGCACATAATTTGCGCCACTTCCATGTGCACGGTGCAAAATCTGTGCGCCACTACCATGTCGTTCATGCAAAGTTTGTGCGCTAGTCCCATGTCGCTCATGCAAAGTTCGTGCGCGGGAAGTAAATCTCAAATTCaaatttgtttaaataaaattttaatttttaatgtaaAGTTATTcgaattaatattataattagttaatttaatttttatttttttaagaaaattatgTTAGTGATTTTAGAAATTTCTAGAAATTATGTAgttattttagaatttatttattttagaatttatgtattttagaaattatgttAGTTATTATGcgcaaaattaatattataatttgttaatttaatttttatttatttttgaaaattatgTTAGTGATTTTAGACATTTCTAAAAATTATGTGCAAATATATGGTCTATTGTTACTGTGATGGAGGCGGAGATGGACGACCGGAGTTGGGCTGGGATTTGGCGGCGACGTTGATGGAGGGGTGCCGGCAGGAGGaagggagggagggagggaaAGAGCAGAGAAGGGGAAGGGTGAtgaggggggggtgaatttgATTTTAAAGGGCAGAATCGTACTTTCACGTAATAAAGTAGGGCGTTATTAACGAAACAGGGCGTCGAATAAAAATCCCCTATAAAAATGGGTAGTTGTTCAAAATCAATAGTATGAAAAATACGGAGTAGAAAGACTCAACCTATATTAACATTTCAAAACTAAAGATGCAATATTCTCAATTAAATATTACTTTCTTACTCTTATTTTAGAAAGAATAATGTTTCGAAAGATTTTTTGAAATTTACATTTTCTATAGGGTCAAAGACAAACAATTATTGTGAATGTATCATGGGTGTTATTTAGATAACAAAATGATAAACCATACTACATATGtgatagagttatgttataatTTAGCTATATGCATGATACAGCATATGCCGGTCACCTCAATAAGTATGAAATATCAAACTATCAACCagtgaaaatgataaaggtcgcaacatgcgacctttaagccatgtCACAATAATGACATGACatgtttatgtgtcatgatttaaattggaaattaaaatatttaacttatataacctattatacatgtttcaaaaaaagtagaaaaatcttaatattctaatttgtttccttctttatatcgattaccttatttacatattttcatagtaaaaatattgcattcatagtaaaaatattctgatgacgcatagtctatgtggcgcctatatgtaccaattaaactgcgacacgtaaaaTTGCGACAATTAAATAttatcgcaacttgcgacctttatgaTCACCCTTAGAGATATAAAGCTATGAAGGAAGAGGAAAGAAAAGGATGGACAACAACATATATTAGTCCCGATAAGTGATGAATTACGTGAGGCAAGGAACAACATGCAATTATATTGGTTTCCTTGAAAATACTTCTAAATTTCGAGCTAATATCTGTAGtaggtagacctgtcaaacgggtcggtcgggtcgggttgtaaaaatttactttcgggttcgggttgaatcgggtcggtcactttcgggttcgggtttacaaatgcttgttcaagacccagaactttcgggttcgggtcgacccaacgggttgagagattttaaaacgcgcaatatattttcattaatttaggtgaaaaatatacaaaatattagcacaagttaacaaattatcctacgaaagtttatattttgtcaaattcaatcataaaatggcgtataattcaaattaaaatcatattacacagaaaaatagtaaaaacaacgtgtcttttatgcttaaattttctcataatctcatttattactataaatacaatgattttcaatcggtcgggtctaaaacgggttcggttgggttttgacccattccttttcgggttgttcgggttcggataaaatcgggttacgggtcacaaaatcttgttcaggacccagtattttcgggtcgggttcgggtcggttttcgggtcgggtcgatttttgacagctctagtagTAGGTAACGAAAGTACGAAACCATGCCAATTGCACCAACCCTACCCCAAACCTTGTTGGTTGTTGAATACCCCAATTTTCAAGAAAGTaaacaaaaatatcatatttccTCGGTTCTTTATTTAAGGTGCAAATGAGTCTATAATAGGGCAATACAAATTACATACGGAAGAAAGGAGATTCAAACTTGAGACCTATTAGTACATAAACCATAGATGTATTGGCATCTTGATTTTTGACTATATACTACTCCAATCCATAGTCCATTAATCTTATATATACGTTGATCATTCTAGCTTTTATGTATCTTTAATATGAGATTACTAgtctcaaaaaataatttatgtGGATTGGTCGGTGTTAaataatgccttgaatcggtcaagccccttactgcaacgccccagcACGGGGATCTCGCTATCTGTTATTTTGGATAcgggttatctgttttgggcctattttctgggcttttccgcatctgtctagagagtactatataaactctttaGGTGATAACCTAGCCGTATTCTGTAATTTGtattcctcaagatcaataaaacattCCTCCCCTCCacctgtggacgtagctaacacattgttagtgaaccacgttaaatctctgcgttctttaattacgttatttaatctttctttgaTCCGTTATAACAGTCGGATATATTCCTCTCAATTACAGAGTAATATATCGGAGTATTTTCTGTATGCGAGGGAGTAGCTGATTAGAAAGATTAAATTCtgataaaattaaaaacaaggcaaatttgctaaaaatgaccttttataacccaacttttgcgagaaaggaccttatataatttttttttttgtgaaatcacacctattgtaaatttattttgcgggaaaggaccttatataattttttttttgtgaaatcacaccttaatgtaattttttttttgcaaaagacaaccaaaagtaagttctggcattgactgagctttttcggccatttacttgcacgtgagaagcacgtgtggttttattttgctaaccacactaaaatttcctccaaaattttaagctttaaaatctaaagttgaaaaaaatatcaaaacaaaatcaagtttgaaaattctaGACTCGGAAAAATTAGTGTCTTTAGCCAAATTAAGTCACATGTGCTGCTCACGcacaagtcaatggccggaaaaactCAGTCAATACTGAGAACTtaccttaggtcctttctcgcaaaaaaattaatattacggtgtaatttcacaaaaaaattacATAGGGTCTTTTCTCGctaaatttgagttataaaatgtcattttttacAAATTTGTCTAAAAACAACTACAATTTGGCTAGGAAGGCATCGACTGTCTCATATTTTACTGTACAAAAAATGGAGGGTAAAAAAGGTGGTCAATTGCTTCAAGTGGTCAACATTGACTAAAATGTAAAGTTGACCATTCAAGCAGTAAGATCTGACCAGTGACCAACTAGAAATGTTTGTTAATTGTTAGGATGGTCTTCCATTCCAGTTGAGTAGTTGACTCTCCTTTTTCTTCAATCTTACTACATTCCTACGTTCTTCCTAACATTCTAACATGTGCAAACATTCATCACTAAACAACAATCTTCAACGGTATCATACTGATACTACTAATAATGTTTCATTTTTGCATATTTATTACTCCATCACTTCCTTTTGAAAATCTTTGTACTTTCCGTTATATATACTATCCATGTATTATACCATTTCTTCCTACAATCACTTCGATCTTTATTTTGTAATACTAATACGTAATAATATAAACTTTTCACTCGAACCATACTCGAAAGTCGAAACTAGATGATCCAAAACTAACATA
This sequence is a window from Spinacia oleracea cultivar Varoflay chromosome 1, BTI_SOV_V1, whole genome shotgun sequence. Protein-coding genes within it:
- the LOC110782818 gene encoding uncharacterized protein, encoding MMSENQTLDEKDELLEIYEKMDKNLTLEPSSPPQSDDEEEEDDENEEFEFSFFGGDLKSPVSAEEVFEDGQIRIISPFPGEDSGEGESSSSSYAPSVKNLFVVSNSSENDDVAEGQYCLWKSPTPEMSQKSNSTGFSKLWKMRDLLARSNSDGKDAFVFLNGKGDDATTAAKAKRKEEKKNKMKLEKLDVVERKVVDTAAHGGERKEGRNKKKKSAYEVLYGGGKDKKKGGGKSYLPYRQDLVGFFTNGSALSRNVHPY